From the genome of Candidatus Atribacteria bacterium:
TTATAAAGAGAAAATAGAGCATAACCTTTTTCACTTAAAAATAAATAACAGATTATTCCCCCAATAGATGTAATATTGGTAAATGAACCACAAGCAAACATTGAACCACTTTTTTTTCGGTTTAGTTTAAGTAATTTTGCTGCAATAAGACCTAATACACCTCCAATAAGAATTGCAAAAATTGCCAGAAATGGCAATAGAGCAATTCTAACATCTTCTACTTTTATTATCCATATTGCTCCAATAGAAGAAATCGGTATAAAGAACAAAAGTGCAGCTTTTTGAAGGAGTTTTCGAAATTCTTCTAAACTAATAGGTAGTCGAATAATATCTCTCTGTTCCAATAGTTGAAAAATGTAACCTATAATTAATCCAAAAAAAATAATACTTAAAGAAAAGAAAAATGCTTTAAACATGGATAAACTCCTCTATAAAACAGTGAACAGTTGTACTAGCTCAATAATAAGGTAATTTTTTCTAACTTTTAATAGGGGGTGATATACGAAAGTCCCCCCGTGTCTTTTTAAGTGATTATATTCAAATAAGAAGTTGCCTAAATTATAGATGAGATTTTTCAAAGAATCAAATGAATTAGGATAAAAGAATTCGTTGTTAATGATCTTTCAGAAGGTCTCAACCTTTTTTCAAAAAAATTATTTAAAGCTCCCCTGCTCTTTTAATGCAAAAGCTTGTAGAATAACTATTAAACTTTTTATGTTTTTATAGCAAAATCTCTTCTTTGGACTGACTGAAATAAATGAGGTATTAGGGGACCTCCTTGTTTTTTATAAGCCATAAAGGTAATGGTTTCTTGGAAACCCAATCGTTGATATAAGCGAAAAGCTTCAGGGTTATTCACACGTACAGAAATTTCAACCTTTTTTATGTAACTCTTTTGAAAGCTGTCCTCTATGGCTTTTTTTGCCAGCATCGTTCCAATTCTTCTATTTCGTACAGAGGGCAATACATTTAAAAAACAGATATCGCTATAACCATCCCCTTTAAAATCTTCGTAGTAGACATAACCTACCACCCGATCATCAAGAACATCCACAATCAAGCTGTTACAATCGTTTATTAGGTTTCGCACAATAGATGAGCGTTGAAATAGGCTCCCTGAGGATGGATATTAAAGAAATCTGGGAAATCAGCATCCCGGCAAGGCCTAATTTCCACTACTCCGTTACTGATATCATTTATCTCAAATCTTTTCTTTTGCCATTCATGCCTCTCGGTATTTACTTTTTGAAATAAAATTGTACTTTTTATAGTTTAAAACCTCACCATAAAGTTCATTTTTTACGGTTTAGAATTCAAAGGGATCGAATTGACCCAGCTTGATCTGCATCTTCCCGGTGTTCACCTTTATAACCAGCTCATCACCTTTGGCTTCCCGGGTAGCGCTGTTTACATTCCAGGGATTTTTCAAAGTGATCGTTTTGTATTTGGCCGGAGTATCATCTTCCATGGGCTTGCCGTTCTGATAATAAGCAAAAGCAGCTTCGGCAGTT
Proteins encoded in this window:
- a CDS encoding GNAT family N-acetyltransferase encodes the protein MVRNLINDCNSLIVDVLDDRVVGYVYYEDFKGDGYSDICFLNVLPSVRNRRIGTMLAKKAIEDSFQKSYIKKVEISVRVNNPEAFRLYQRLGFQETITFMAYKKQGGPLIPHLFQSVQRRDFAIKT